From Echinicola soli, a single genomic window includes:
- a CDS encoding pyridoxal phosphate-dependent aminotransferase encodes MRQILLAPGADELNYEIRGIVKKAKIIEGLGFEITWENIGDPIQKSNTIPAWMKDIVKDLVSDDKTYGYSDSKGMLKTRQYLAGLNNKRNGVQVSEDDILFFNGLGDAIAKLYQFLIPTARIIGPSPAYSTHSSAEAAHANTFPITYRLDPDNSWYPDMDDLYNKVKYNPNIVGLLIINPDNPTGMVYPREVLEQFVAIAREFNLLLIADEIYQNITYNGHEAITLSEVIGDLPGISLKGISKEFPWPGSRCGWMEFYNKNGSEEFNKLCTTLENAKMIEVCSTMLPQLAIPKIMSHPKYLPYRKNANDRIGKRSQIMEEVLSGVPGIKFNKTKGAFYNTIVFDEAMLNERQYLPVEDVRVKGYLSQWLNEDDMPHDKRFVYNLLASEGICVVPVSSFCSNLRGFRVTLLEEDEDKFRDTFTRIANSIRLYLKSA; translated from the coding sequence ATCAGACAGATTTTGCTGGCCCCTGGGGCCGATGAACTGAACTACGAAATCAGGGGAATCGTAAAAAAAGCAAAGATTATTGAAGGCCTGGGATTTGAGATCACTTGGGAAAATATCGGTGATCCCATCCAGAAGAGCAATACCATTCCGGCATGGATGAAGGATATCGTAAAGGATCTTGTCAGTGATGATAAGACCTATGGCTATTCTGATTCCAAAGGGATGCTGAAGACCCGGCAGTACCTTGCAGGGCTTAATAATAAGCGTAACGGGGTGCAGGTTTCCGAAGACGATATTTTGTTTTTCAATGGTCTTGGTGATGCCATAGCCAAGCTGTACCAGTTTCTGATCCCTACAGCCAGGATCATAGGCCCTTCTCCGGCCTATTCCACCCACAGTTCTGCCGAAGCAGCCCATGCCAATACTTTTCCAATAACCTACAGGTTGGATCCGGACAATAGTTGGTATCCGGATATGGATGATTTGTACAATAAGGTGAAGTACAATCCCAATATCGTAGGTCTATTGATCATCAATCCTGACAATCCCACCGGAATGGTGTATCCGAGAGAGGTGCTGGAGCAATTTGTGGCCATTGCTCGAGAGTTTAACTTGCTGCTGATTGCAGATGAGATTTATCAAAATATCACCTATAACGGCCATGAGGCCATTACCCTTTCTGAGGTAATCGGTGACCTCCCGGGAATATCCCTCAAGGGGATTTCTAAGGAATTTCCTTGGCCAGGGTCGCGTTGTGGCTGGATGGAATTCTACAATAAGAACGGCTCCGAGGAGTTTAACAAGCTCTGCACGACATTGGAAAATGCCAAAATGATCGAGGTATGCTCCACCATGCTTCCCCAGCTGGCCATTCCCAAGATCATGAGCCATCCCAAATACTTGCCCTACCGGAAAAACGCCAATGACCGGATAGGCAAAAGGAGCCAGATTATGGAAGAGGTGCTTTCAGGTGTTCCTGGAATCAAGTTCAATAAGACCAAAGGAGCGTTTTATAACACCATTGTCTTTGATGAGGCCATGCTCAATGAGCGGCAGTACCTTCCGGTGGAGGATGTGCGCGTCAAGGGCTACCTTTCACAGTGGCTCAATGAGGATGATATGCCGCACGACAAACGATTTGTGTATAACCTTTTGGCATCAGAAGGGATTTGCGTAGTGCCCGTAAGTTCATTTTGTTCTAACCTTAGAGGCTTTCGGGTGACGTTATTGGAAGAAGATGAAGATAAGTTCAGGGATACATTTACCCGCATTGCCAATAGTATACGGCTCTATTTGAAGTCTGCCTGA
- a CDS encoding DUF2795 domain-containing protein has protein sequence MYWTLELASYLEDAPWPATKDELIDYAIRTGTPLEVVENLQELEDDGEPYENIEEIWPDYPTKDDFFFNEDEY, from the coding sequence ATGTATTGGACGTTAGAATTAGCATCTTACTTGGAAGATGCACCATGGCCAGCTACTAAAGATGAATTGATCGATTATGCTATTCGGACGGGTACTCCTCTAGAAGTAGTGGAAAACCTACAAGAACTCGAGGACGATGGTGAGCCGTATGAAAACATCGAAGAAATCTGGCCGGATTATCCAACAAAAGATGACTTCTTCTTCAATGAAGATGAATATTAA
- the ettA gene encoding energy-dependent translational throttle protein EttA has product MSDEKIIFSMAGVSKIYPPQKKVLKDIYLSFFYGAKIGVLGLNGSGKSSLLKIIAGLDTEYQGEVAWSSGYSVGMLEQEPQLDPEKTVKEVVEEAVADTVALLKEFEEINEKFMDPAVMEDPDAMNKLIEKQGEVQEKLDAANAWELDVVLDKAMDALRLPPSDAVVSNLSGGEKRRVALCRLLLQEPDVLLLDEPTNHLDAESVHWLEQHLKQYKGTVIAVTHDRYFLDNVAGWILELDRGEGIPWKGNYSSWLDQKQKRLAQEEKSESKRQKTLERELEWIKMTPKAKQAKGKARLSAYEKLVGEDAKERESKLELYIPPGPRLGSKVIEVNGVSKSYGDKLLFEDLTFALPQGGIVGIIGPNGAGKSTLFKLITGNEQPDAGSFEVGETVQLAYVDQEHDLLDANKSVYQTISEGNENIKLGNKEMNARAYVSKFNFSGSDQEKKVGVLSGGERNRVHLALTLKENGNLLLLDEPTNDLDVNTLRSLEEALENFGGCAVVISHDRWFLDRICTHILAFEGDSQVYWFEGNFTDYEENKRKRLGDVDPKRIKYKKLK; this is encoded by the coding sequence ATGAGTGACGAGAAAATTATATTTTCAATGGCCGGGGTATCAAAAATCTACCCTCCCCAAAAGAAGGTGTTGAAAGATATTTACCTGTCTTTTTTTTATGGGGCTAAAATTGGTGTATTGGGCTTGAATGGCTCTGGAAAGAGTTCTTTGTTAAAAATTATAGCTGGTTTGGATACGGAGTACCAAGGAGAAGTGGCTTGGTCTTCAGGTTATTCGGTGGGGATGTTGGAGCAAGAACCTCAGCTGGATCCTGAAAAAACCGTCAAGGAAGTGGTGGAAGAGGCTGTGGCAGACACGGTGGCGCTGCTCAAGGAATTTGAGGAGATAAATGAAAAATTCATGGATCCTGCTGTGATGGAAGATCCTGATGCCATGAATAAGCTGATCGAAAAGCAGGGAGAAGTCCAGGAAAAACTGGATGCTGCCAATGCCTGGGAACTTGATGTGGTGCTGGACAAGGCCATGGATGCCCTGAGACTTCCCCCTAGTGATGCCGTCGTCAGCAATCTTTCAGGAGGTGAAAAGCGGCGGGTGGCGCTTTGCCGTCTATTGCTTCAAGAGCCGGACGTGCTCCTGCTGGATGAACCTACCAACCACCTGGATGCCGAATCAGTGCATTGGCTGGAGCAACACTTAAAACAATATAAAGGCACTGTAATCGCCGTAACCCACGACCGTTATTTCTTGGATAATGTAGCCGGCTGGATCCTTGAACTGGACAGGGGAGAGGGGATTCCGTGGAAAGGTAACTACAGTAGCTGGCTGGATCAAAAACAGAAACGACTGGCACAGGAGGAGAAGTCTGAATCTAAGCGTCAGAAGACCCTTGAGCGCGAACTGGAATGGATCAAGATGACACCCAAGGCGAAGCAAGCCAAAGGAAAAGCCCGTCTGAGTGCCTATGAGAAATTGGTAGGAGAGGATGCCAAGGAGCGCGAATCCAAACTGGAGCTGTATATCCCGCCGGGACCGAGGTTGGGGTCGAAGGTGATCGAGGTGAACGGTGTTTCCAAGTCTTATGGCGACAAGTTACTTTTTGAAGATTTGACATTTGCCCTTCCCCAAGGAGGGATCGTTGGGATTATTGGGCCAAACGGTGCCGGTAAATCGACCTTGTTTAAGCTGATTACCGGAAATGAACAACCTGATGCCGGTAGTTTTGAGGTAGGGGAAACCGTTCAATTGGCATATGTGGACCAAGAACATGACCTGTTAGATGCCAACAAGAGTGTTTACCAGACGATTTCTGAAGGAAATGAAAACATCAAGCTTGGCAATAAAGAAATGAATGCCAGGGCTTACGTGAGCAAATTTAATTTTTCAGGCTCAGATCAAGAGAAAAAGGTAGGCGTGCTTTCCGGTGGGGAAAGAAACCGGGTGCATTTGGCATTGACCCTAAAGGAAAATGGAAACCTGCTACTGCTCGATGAACCTACCAATGACTTGGATGTCAATACGCTGAGGTCTCTGGAGGAAGCCTTGGAAAACTTTGGGGGCTGCGCGGTGGTGATTTCCCACGACCGGTGGTTCCTGGATAGAATTTGTACACATATTCTGGCATTTGAAGGGGATTCCCAAGTGTACTGGTTTGAAGGGAACTTTACTGATTATGAGGAGAACAAAAGAAAACGACTGGGAGACGTGGATCCTAAAAGGATTAAGTACAAAAAACTAAAATGA
- a CDS encoding DUF349 domain-containing protein: MEHPYGYIKDDKVYLKGFLNQGDRVIGEVKESEASTIKYFEDRFELAKKKVADLKKDIEENQNKGSFLMKLIHLRESLMQYDALGDFVPLIDELNEQEEFLNEIIQANRERNLEIKRGLIEEAREIMNDTDWKETSEKFRDLKLRWIKTGPVSPELKDEIEGAFKETTDTFFENRKNYFDGLALQAEENIKVYESLVEQAREAFNMQDVKQAFEISKRIQKQWKESGKVPAEKRQPLWDEFSRLNNKIFGRFKRTMQNRPRQGYNQPTHLRPFEVVKKIEKLAESMRDLSLGDTSPEKISKAKRLQAEWKLLPPKKPREAQQYSRLFVFFTDIVFEKSFLHKLARSKYDNYYDMDEQEQRQVKISIMKDLVSRDEKELETVKENSENFRSHEPDFETMLYRKISAYKRKLDVKNHIIKELSNK; the protein is encoded by the coding sequence ATGGAGCATCCATACGGATACATTAAAGACGACAAAGTTTATTTAAAAGGTTTTCTAAATCAGGGGGACAGAGTGATTGGAGAGGTCAAGGAAAGCGAAGCTTCCACCATCAAATACTTTGAAGATCGGTTTGAACTAGCGAAGAAAAAAGTAGCGGACCTTAAAAAAGACATCGAAGAAAATCAAAATAAGGGTTCCTTTCTAATGAAACTTATTCATTTAAGGGAATCATTGATGCAGTACGATGCCTTGGGGGATTTTGTGCCCTTGATTGACGAGCTCAACGAACAGGAAGAATTCCTCAATGAGATCATCCAAGCCAATCGTGAACGTAACCTGGAAATCAAGCGCGGCCTAATAGAGGAAGCCCGTGAGATCATGAATGACACCGACTGGAAGGAGACCTCGGAAAAATTCAGGGACCTAAAACTTCGATGGATCAAGACAGGACCTGTCTCTCCGGAGCTAAAAGATGAAATAGAAGGAGCCTTCAAGGAAACCACGGATACGTTTTTTGAAAACCGCAAGAACTATTTTGATGGCCTGGCCCTTCAAGCAGAAGAGAACATCAAAGTATACGAGTCCCTCGTAGAACAAGCGCGGGAAGCTTTCAACATGCAAGATGTAAAGCAAGCCTTCGAAATCAGTAAGCGTATCCAAAAGCAGTGGAAGGAATCCGGGAAAGTACCTGCAGAAAAAAGACAGCCGCTCTGGGATGAGTTTTCCAGGTTAAACAACAAGATTTTTGGTCGTTTTAAGCGTACCATGCAAAACCGACCACGCCAGGGCTATAACCAGCCTACCCATTTGCGGCCTTTCGAAGTAGTCAAAAAAATAGAAAAGCTTGCCGAGTCTATGAGGGATCTTTCGCTGGGCGACACTAGCCCAGAAAAAATTTCCAAGGCAAAGCGGCTACAGGCTGAATGGAAATTGTTACCTCCTAAAAAGCCCAGAGAAGCACAACAATATTCAAGATTGTTCGTCTTCTTTACTGATATTGTCTTTGAAAAATCTTTTTTACATAAACTTGCAAGATCCAAATATGATAACTACTATGATATGGACGAGCAAGAACAAAGGCAAGTCAAAATCAGTATCATGAAAGACCTGGTCTCCAGAGATGAAAAAGAACTGGAAACAGTCAAAGAAAACTCGGAGAATTTCAGATCGCATGAACCTGATTTCGAAACCATGTTATATAGAAAAATCAGTGCGTACAAAAGGAAGCTGGATGTGAAAAATCACATTATTAAGGAACTTTCAAACAAATAA